One window of the Triticum dicoccoides isolate Atlit2015 ecotype Zavitan chromosome 3B, WEW_v2.0, whole genome shotgun sequence genome contains the following:
- the LOC119276550 gene encoding cytidine deaminase 1-like, whose translation MGEERMTAKPEAVELPGFVMSADEAERAAAAAGVETVEDLLPLLIPSAMRRARPPISRFPVGAVGLGESGRVYAGVNLEFLGAPLSQVVHAEQFLIANAAAAGEPALRAIAVSHMPCGHCRQFLQEIRGAAGIRILVTSDAADGCAAEWRTLASLLPRPFGPHDLLPKDAPLVLEPHDNRLGDPVDAVANGFAADDLEGRLKDAAEAAARAAHAPYSGCPSGFAVADGEGKVYAGGCLESAAYNPTLGPVQTAIIAMIAAGGGSAGDVVAAALVEKDGAVAAQEATARVFLAAVAPQASFHVYKYRSSDV comes from the coding sequence ATGGGGGAGGAGAGGATGACGGCGAAGCCTGAGGCCGTCGAGCTGCCAGGATTTGTGATGAGCGCCGACGAGGCGGAGCGCGCGGCCGCGGCGGCCGGGGTGGAGACGGTGGAGGACCTGCTTCCCCTGCTGATCCCTTCGGCGATGCGGCGCGCGCGCCCCCCGATCTCGCGGTTCCCCGTGGGCGCCGTCGGGCTGGGCGAGAGCGGGCGCGTTTACGCCGGCGTGAACCTCGAGTTCCTGGGCGCCCCTCTCTCCCAGGTGGTCCACGCCGAGCAGTTCCTCAtcgccaacgccgccgccgccggggagcCCGCGCTCCGCGCCATCGCCGTCTCCCACATGCCCTGCGGCCACTGCCGGCAGTTCCTCCAGGAGATCCGCGGCGCCGCCGGGATCCGCATCCTGGTGACGTCCGACGCCGCTGACGGCTGCGCGGCTGAGTGGCGCACGCTGGCATCGCTCCTGCCCCGCCCATTCGGTCCCCACGACCTTCTCCCCAAGGACGCCCCCCTCGTCCTCGAGCCGCACGACAACCGCCTCGGCGATCCCGTTGACGCCGTCGCCAATGGCTTCGCCGCCGACGACCTGGAGGGGCGCCTGAAGGAtgccgcggaggcggcggcgcgtgcggcgcACGCGCCGTACAGCGGCTGCCCGTCGGGCTTCGCGGTGGCGGACGGCGAAGGGAAGGTGTACGCCGGGGGCTGCTTGGAGTCCGCGGCGTACAACCCGACGCTGGGTCCCGTGCAGACGGCCATCATTGCGATGATTGCCGCCGGAGGCGGCTCCGCTGGCGATGTGGTGGCGGCGGCGCTGGTAGAGAAGGATGGGGCGGTGGCGGCGCAGGAGGCGACGGCCAGGGTCTTCCTGGCCGCTGTGGCGCCGCAGGCGAGCTTCCACGTGTACAAGTACAGGTCGTCCGATGTGTGA